In the genome of Neofelis nebulosa isolate mNeoNeb1 chromosome 6, mNeoNeb1.pri, whole genome shotgun sequence, one region contains:
- the PHF1 gene encoding PHD finger protein 1 isoform X4: MAQPPRLSRSGAPPLWDPASPAPTSGPRPRLWEGQDVLARWTDGLLYLGTIKKVDSAREVCLVQFEDDSQFLVLWKDISPAALPGEELLCCVCRSETVVPGNRLVSCEKCRHAYHQDCHVPRAPAPGEGEGPSWVCRQCVFAIATKRGGALKKGPYARAMLGMKLSLPYGLKGLDWDAGHLSNRQQSYCYCGGPGEWNLKMLQCRSCLQWFHEACTQCLSKPLLYGDRFYEFECCVCRGGPEKVRRLQLRWVDVAHLVLYHLSVCCKKKYFDFDREILPFTSENWDSLLLGELSDTPKGERSSKLLSALNSHKDRFISGREIKKRKCLFGLHARIPPPVEPLTGDGAPTRPQCLHQPPALTRVTRAAAATTSGPQMPAACPAVPSGCSLPSTPLPAPQGPLGMVNPQTGHPWNFTLVSPQTSLKVPPTR; the protein is encoded by the exons ATGGCACAGCCCCCCCGGCTGAGCCGCTCTGGTGCCCCCCCACTTTGGGACCCAGCCTCCCCTGCGCCCACTTCAGGCCCCAGGCCTCGACTTTGGGAGGGTCAAGATGTTCTGGCCAGATGGACAGATGGGCTGCTATACTTGGGGACCATCAAGAAG GTGGACAGTGCTCGGGAGGTGTGTCTGGTCCAGTTTGAGGACGATTCCCAGTTTCTGGTTCTATGGAAAGACATTAGCCCCG CTGCCCTTCCTGGGGAGGAACTCCTCTGCTGTGTCTGTCGCTCTGAGACTGTGGTCCCTGGGAACCGGCTGGTCAGCTGTGAGAAGTGTCGCCACG CTTATCACCAGGACTGCCACGTTCCCAGAGCTCCAGCtcctggagagggagagggcccATCCTGGGTCTGCCGCCAGTGTGTCTTCGCCATCGCCACCAAG AGGGGGGGTGCACTGAAGAAGGGCCCTTATGCCCGggccatgctgggcatgaagctgTCACTGCCATATGGACTGAAGGGGCTCGACTGGGACGCTGGACACCTGAGCAACCGGCAGCAGAGCTACTGTTACTGTGGTGGTCCTGGGGA GTGGAACCTGAAAATGCTGCAGTGCCGGAGCTGCCTGCAGTGGTTCCATGAAGCCTGCACCCAGTGTCTGAGCAAGCCCCTCCTCTATGGGGACAG GTTCTATGAGTTTGAATGCTGTGTGTGTCGGGGAGGCCCTGAGAAGGTCAGGAGGCTACAGCTTCGCTG GGTGGATGTGGCCCATCTTGTCCTCTATCACCTCAGCGTTTGCTGtaagaaaaaatactttgatTTTGACCGTGAGATCCTCCCGTTCACCTCTGAGAATTGGGACAGTTTGCTCCTCGGGGAG ctctcagATACCCCCAAGGGAGAACGTTCTTCCAAACTCCTCTCTGCTCTCAACAGCCACAAGGACCG TTTCATTTCAGGGAGGGAGATTAAGAAGAGGAAATGTTTGTTTGGTCTTCATGCTCGGATCCCTCCCCCTGTAGAGCCCCTTACTGGAGATGGAGCCCCCACCAG GCCTCAGTGTCTCCACCAACCCCCAGCCCTAACCAGAGTTACCAGGGCAGCAGCGGCTACAACTTCCGGCCCACAGATGCCCGCTGCCTGCCCAG cagTCCCATCCGGATGTTCGCTTCCTTCCACCCCTCTGCCAGCACCGCAGGGACCTCTGGGGATGGTGAACCCCCAGACAG GTCACCCCTGGAACTTCACATTGGTTTCCCCACAGACATCCCTAAAAGTGCCCCCCACTCGATGA
- the CUTA gene encoding protein CutA isoform X3: protein MSWGQASAILFGAGAALLLSLLWMPALLPVASRLLLLPRALLTMASGSPPSQPSPASSSGYVPGTVSAAFVTCPNERVAKEIARAVVEKRLAACVNLIPQITSIYEWKGELEEDNEVLMMIKTRSSLVPALTDYVRSVHPYEVAEVIALPVEQGNSPYLHWVRQVTESVADSSTVLP from the exons ATGAGTTGGGGGCAGGCTTCCGCAATCCTGTTCGGCGCAGGG GCCGCTCTGCTCCTGTCGCTTCTTTGGATGCCGGCGCTGCTGCCTGTGGCCTCTCGCCTTCTCTTGCTACCCAGAGCTCTGCTGACCATGGCTTCCGGAAGCCCCCCGTCCCAGCCCTCGCCGGCCTCGAGCTCAGGCTATGTTCCCGGCACAGTCTCTGCAGCCTTTGTCACCTGCCCCAACGAGAGGGTCGCCAAGGAGATCGCCAG GGCTGTGGTGGAGAAGCGCTTGGCAGCCTGCGTTAACCTCATCCCTCAGATTACATCCAT CTATGAATGGAAAGGAGAGCTTGAGGAGGACAATGAAGTGCTGATG ATGATTAAAACCCGAAGTTCCTTGGTTCCAGCTTTGACAGATTATGTTCG TTCTGTGCACCCTTACGAAGTGGCCGAGGTGATCGCATTGCCTGTAGAGCAGGGGAACTCCCCGTATTTGCATTGGGTGCGCCAGGTTACAGAGTCAGTTGCGGACTCCAGCACAGTCCTACCATGA
- the PHF1 gene encoding PHD finger protein 1 isoform X3 — MAQPPRLSRSGAPPLWDPASPAPTSGPRPRLWEGQDVLARWTDGLLYLGTIKKVDSAREVCLVQFEDDSQFLVLWKDISPAALPGEELLCCVCRSETVVPGNRLVSCEKCRHAYHQDCHVPRAPAPGEGEGPSWVCRQCVFAIATKRGGALKKGPYARAMLGMKLSLPYGLKGLDWDAGHLSNRQQSYCYCGGPGEWNLKMLQCRSCLQWFHEACTQCLSKPLLYGDRFYEFECCVCRGGPEKVRRLQLRWVDVAHLVLYHLSVCCKKKYFDFDREILPFTSENWDSLLLGELSDTPKGERSSKLLSALNSHKDRFISGREIKKRKCLFGLHARIPPPVEPLTGDGAPTSFPSGQGPGGGVSRPLGKRRRPEPEPLRRRQKGKMEELGPPSAVRNQPEPQEQRERARLQRALQASVSPPTPSPNQSYQGSSGYNFRPTDARCLPRSPLELHIGFPTDIPKSAPHSMTASSSSVPAPSPGLPRRSAPASPLCRSLSPGTGGGVRGGVGYLSRGDPVRVLARRVRPDGSVQYLVEWGGGGIF, encoded by the exons ATGGCACAGCCCCCCCGGCTGAGCCGCTCTGGTGCCCCCCCACTTTGGGACCCAGCCTCCCCTGCGCCCACTTCAGGCCCCAGGCCTCGACTTTGGGAGGGTCAAGATGTTCTGGCCAGATGGACAGATGGGCTGCTATACTTGGGGACCATCAAGAAG GTGGACAGTGCTCGGGAGGTGTGTCTGGTCCAGTTTGAGGACGATTCCCAGTTTCTGGTTCTATGGAAAGACATTAGCCCCG CTGCCCTTCCTGGGGAGGAACTCCTCTGCTGTGTCTGTCGCTCTGAGACTGTGGTCCCTGGGAACCGGCTGGTCAGCTGTGAGAAGTGTCGCCACG CTTATCACCAGGACTGCCACGTTCCCAGAGCTCCAGCtcctggagagggagagggcccATCCTGGGTCTGCCGCCAGTGTGTCTTCGCCATCGCCACCAAG AGGGGGGGTGCACTGAAGAAGGGCCCTTATGCCCGggccatgctgggcatgaagctgTCACTGCCATATGGACTGAAGGGGCTCGACTGGGACGCTGGACACCTGAGCAACCGGCAGCAGAGCTACTGTTACTGTGGTGGTCCTGGGGA GTGGAACCTGAAAATGCTGCAGTGCCGGAGCTGCCTGCAGTGGTTCCATGAAGCCTGCACCCAGTGTCTGAGCAAGCCCCTCCTCTATGGGGACAG GTTCTATGAGTTTGAATGCTGTGTGTGTCGGGGAGGCCCTGAGAAGGTCAGGAGGCTACAGCTTCGCTG GGTGGATGTGGCCCATCTTGTCCTCTATCACCTCAGCGTTTGCTGtaagaaaaaatactttgatTTTGACCGTGAGATCCTCCCGTTCACCTCTGAGAATTGGGACAGTTTGCTCCTCGGGGAG ctctcagATACCCCCAAGGGAGAACGTTCTTCCAAACTCCTCTCTGCTCTCAACAGCCACAAGGACCG TTTCATTTCAGGGAGGGAGATTAAGAAGAGGAAATGTTTGTTTGGTCTTCATGCTCGGATCCCTCCCCCTGTAGAGCCCCTTACTGGAGATGGAGCCCCCACCAG CTTCCCTTcagggcagggccctgggggaggggtctCACGTCCCCTGGGGAAGCGCCGGAGGCCGGAGCCAGAGCCcctgaggaggaggcagaaggggaaaATGGAGGAGCTGGGGCCACCCTCAGCAGTGCGCAATCAGCCCGAGCCCCAGGAGCAAAGGGAGCGGGCTCGTCTGCAGAGGGCACTGCAG GCCTCAGTGTCTCCACCAACCCCCAGCCCTAACCAGAGTTACCAGGGCAGCAGCGGCTACAACTTCCGGCCCACAGATGCCCGCTGCCTGCCCAG GTCACCCCTGGAACTTCACATTGGTTTCCCCACAGACATCCCTAAAAGTGCCCCCCACTCGATGACTGCCTCATCTTCCTCagtcccagccccctccccaggtctTCCTAGACGCTCAGCACCCGCTTCTCCCCTGTGCCGTAGTTTGTCTCCTGGGACTGGGGGAGGAGTCCGAGGTGGGGTTGGCTACCTGTCCCGAGGGGACCCTGTCCGGGTCCTTGCTCGGAGAGTACGGCCTGATGGTTCTGTGCAGTACCTGGttgagtggggaggtgggggcatcTTCTGA
- the CUTA gene encoding protein CutA isoform X1 — translation MSWGQASAILFGAGVSDRPRPFRSSQPRPPPAPQILEAALLLSLLWMPALLPVASRLLLLPRALLTMASGSPPSQPSPASSSGYVPGTVSAAFVTCPNERVAKEIARAVVEKRLAACVNLIPQITSIYEWKGELEEDNEVLMMIKTRSSLVPALTDYVRSVHPYEVAEVIALPVEQGNSPYLHWVRQVTESVADSSTVLP, via the exons ATGAGTTGGGGGCAGGCTTCCGCAATCCTGTTCGGCGCAGGGGTGAGTGACCGGCCCCGCCCCTTCCGGTCCTCGCAGCCTCGACCACCACCCGCTCCCCAAATCCTAGAG GCCGCTCTGCTCCTGTCGCTTCTTTGGATGCCGGCGCTGCTGCCTGTGGCCTCTCGCCTTCTCTTGCTACCCAGAGCTCTGCTGACCATGGCTTCCGGAAGCCCCCCGTCCCAGCCCTCGCCGGCCTCGAGCTCAGGCTATGTTCCCGGCACAGTCTCTGCAGCCTTTGTCACCTGCCCCAACGAGAGGGTCGCCAAGGAGATCGCCAG GGCTGTGGTGGAGAAGCGCTTGGCAGCCTGCGTTAACCTCATCCCTCAGATTACATCCAT CTATGAATGGAAAGGAGAGCTTGAGGAGGACAATGAAGTGCTGATG ATGATTAAAACCCGAAGTTCCTTGGTTCCAGCTTTGACAGATTATGTTCG TTCTGTGCACCCTTACGAAGTGGCCGAGGTGATCGCATTGCCTGTAGAGCAGGGGAACTCCCCGTATTTGCATTGGGTGCGCCAGGTTACAGAGTCAGTTGCGGACTCCAGCACAGTCCTACCATGA
- the PHF1 gene encoding PHD finger protein 1 isoform X2: protein MAQPPRLSRSGAPPLWDPASPAPTSGPRPRLWEGQDVLARWTDGLLYLGTIKKVDSAREVCLVQFEDDSQFLVLWKDISPAALPGEELLCCVCRSETVVPGNRLVSCEKCRHAYHQDCHVPRAPAPGEGEGPSWVCRQCVFAIATKRGGALKKGPYARAMLGMKLSLPYGLKGLDWDAGHLSNRQQSYCYCGGPGEWNLKMLQCRSCLQWFHEACTQCLSKPLLYGDRFYEFECCVCRGGPEKVRRLQLRWVDVAHLVLYHLSVCCKKKYFDFDREILPFTSENWDSLLLGELSDTPKGERSSKLLSALNSHKDRFISGREIKKRKCLFGLHARIPPPVEPLTGDGAPTSFPSGQGPGGGVSRPLGKRRRPEPEPLRRRQKGKMEELGPPSAVRNQPEPQEQRERARLQRALQASVSPPTPSPNQSYQGSSGYNFRPTDARCLPSPIRMFASFHPSASTAGTSGDGEPPDRSPLELHIGFPTDIPKSAPHSMTASSSSVPAPSPGLPRRSAPASPLCRSLSPGTGGGVRGGVGYLSRGDPVRVLARRVRPDGSVQYLVEWGGGGIF, encoded by the exons ATGGCACAGCCCCCCCGGCTGAGCCGCTCTGGTGCCCCCCCACTTTGGGACCCAGCCTCCCCTGCGCCCACTTCAGGCCCCAGGCCTCGACTTTGGGAGGGTCAAGATGTTCTGGCCAGATGGACAGATGGGCTGCTATACTTGGGGACCATCAAGAAG GTGGACAGTGCTCGGGAGGTGTGTCTGGTCCAGTTTGAGGACGATTCCCAGTTTCTGGTTCTATGGAAAGACATTAGCCCCG CTGCCCTTCCTGGGGAGGAACTCCTCTGCTGTGTCTGTCGCTCTGAGACTGTGGTCCCTGGGAACCGGCTGGTCAGCTGTGAGAAGTGTCGCCACG CTTATCACCAGGACTGCCACGTTCCCAGAGCTCCAGCtcctggagagggagagggcccATCCTGGGTCTGCCGCCAGTGTGTCTTCGCCATCGCCACCAAG AGGGGGGGTGCACTGAAGAAGGGCCCTTATGCCCGggccatgctgggcatgaagctgTCACTGCCATATGGACTGAAGGGGCTCGACTGGGACGCTGGACACCTGAGCAACCGGCAGCAGAGCTACTGTTACTGTGGTGGTCCTGGGGA GTGGAACCTGAAAATGCTGCAGTGCCGGAGCTGCCTGCAGTGGTTCCATGAAGCCTGCACCCAGTGTCTGAGCAAGCCCCTCCTCTATGGGGACAG GTTCTATGAGTTTGAATGCTGTGTGTGTCGGGGAGGCCCTGAGAAGGTCAGGAGGCTACAGCTTCGCTG GGTGGATGTGGCCCATCTTGTCCTCTATCACCTCAGCGTTTGCTGtaagaaaaaatactttgatTTTGACCGTGAGATCCTCCCGTTCACCTCTGAGAATTGGGACAGTTTGCTCCTCGGGGAG ctctcagATACCCCCAAGGGAGAACGTTCTTCCAAACTCCTCTCTGCTCTCAACAGCCACAAGGACCG TTTCATTTCAGGGAGGGAGATTAAGAAGAGGAAATGTTTGTTTGGTCTTCATGCTCGGATCCCTCCCCCTGTAGAGCCCCTTACTGGAGATGGAGCCCCCACCAG CTTCCCTTcagggcagggccctgggggaggggtctCACGTCCCCTGGGGAAGCGCCGGAGGCCGGAGCCAGAGCCcctgaggaggaggcagaaggggaaaATGGAGGAGCTGGGGCCACCCTCAGCAGTGCGCAATCAGCCCGAGCCCCAGGAGCAAAGGGAGCGGGCTCGTCTGCAGAGGGCACTGCAG GCCTCAGTGTCTCCACCAACCCCCAGCCCTAACCAGAGTTACCAGGGCAGCAGCGGCTACAACTTCCGGCCCACAGATGCCCGCTGCCTGCCCAG TCCCATCCGGATGTTCGCTTCCTTCCACCCCTCTGCCAGCACCGCAGGGACCTCTGGGGATGGTGAACCCCCAGACAG GTCACCCCTGGAACTTCACATTGGTTTCCCCACAGACATCCCTAAAAGTGCCCCCCACTCGATGACTGCCTCATCTTCCTCagtcccagccccctccccaggtctTCCTAGACGCTCAGCACCCGCTTCTCCCCTGTGCCGTAGTTTGTCTCCTGGGACTGGGGGAGGAGTCCGAGGTGGGGTTGGCTACCTGTCCCGAGGGGACCCTGTCCGGGTCCTTGCTCGGAGAGTACGGCCTGATGGTTCTGTGCAGTACCTGGttgagtggggaggtgggggcatcTTCTGA
- the PHF1 gene encoding PHD finger protein 1 isoform X1, which produces MAQPPRLSRSGAPPLWDPASPAPTSGPRPRLWEGQDVLARWTDGLLYLGTIKKVDSAREVCLVQFEDDSQFLVLWKDISPAALPGEELLCCVCRSETVVPGNRLVSCEKCRHAYHQDCHVPRAPAPGEGEGPSWVCRQCVFAIATKRGGALKKGPYARAMLGMKLSLPYGLKGLDWDAGHLSNRQQSYCYCGGPGEWNLKMLQCRSCLQWFHEACTQCLSKPLLYGDRFYEFECCVCRGGPEKVRRLQLRWVDVAHLVLYHLSVCCKKKYFDFDREILPFTSENWDSLLLGELSDTPKGERSSKLLSALNSHKDRFISGREIKKRKCLFGLHARIPPPVEPLTGDGAPTSFPSGQGPGGGVSRPLGKRRRPEPEPLRRRQKGKMEELGPPSAVRNQPEPQEQRERARLQRALQASVSPPTPSPNQSYQGSSGYNFRPTDARCLPSSPIRMFASFHPSASTAGTSGDGEPPDRSPLELHIGFPTDIPKSAPHSMTASSSSVPAPSPGLPRRSAPASPLCRSLSPGTGGGVRGGVGYLSRGDPVRVLARRVRPDGSVQYLVEWGGGGIF; this is translated from the exons ATGGCACAGCCCCCCCGGCTGAGCCGCTCTGGTGCCCCCCCACTTTGGGACCCAGCCTCCCCTGCGCCCACTTCAGGCCCCAGGCCTCGACTTTGGGAGGGTCAAGATGTTCTGGCCAGATGGACAGATGGGCTGCTATACTTGGGGACCATCAAGAAG GTGGACAGTGCTCGGGAGGTGTGTCTGGTCCAGTTTGAGGACGATTCCCAGTTTCTGGTTCTATGGAAAGACATTAGCCCCG CTGCCCTTCCTGGGGAGGAACTCCTCTGCTGTGTCTGTCGCTCTGAGACTGTGGTCCCTGGGAACCGGCTGGTCAGCTGTGAGAAGTGTCGCCACG CTTATCACCAGGACTGCCACGTTCCCAGAGCTCCAGCtcctggagagggagagggcccATCCTGGGTCTGCCGCCAGTGTGTCTTCGCCATCGCCACCAAG AGGGGGGGTGCACTGAAGAAGGGCCCTTATGCCCGggccatgctgggcatgaagctgTCACTGCCATATGGACTGAAGGGGCTCGACTGGGACGCTGGACACCTGAGCAACCGGCAGCAGAGCTACTGTTACTGTGGTGGTCCTGGGGA GTGGAACCTGAAAATGCTGCAGTGCCGGAGCTGCCTGCAGTGGTTCCATGAAGCCTGCACCCAGTGTCTGAGCAAGCCCCTCCTCTATGGGGACAG GTTCTATGAGTTTGAATGCTGTGTGTGTCGGGGAGGCCCTGAGAAGGTCAGGAGGCTACAGCTTCGCTG GGTGGATGTGGCCCATCTTGTCCTCTATCACCTCAGCGTTTGCTGtaagaaaaaatactttgatTTTGACCGTGAGATCCTCCCGTTCACCTCTGAGAATTGGGACAGTTTGCTCCTCGGGGAG ctctcagATACCCCCAAGGGAGAACGTTCTTCCAAACTCCTCTCTGCTCTCAACAGCCACAAGGACCG TTTCATTTCAGGGAGGGAGATTAAGAAGAGGAAATGTTTGTTTGGTCTTCATGCTCGGATCCCTCCCCCTGTAGAGCCCCTTACTGGAGATGGAGCCCCCACCAG CTTCCCTTcagggcagggccctgggggaggggtctCACGTCCCCTGGGGAAGCGCCGGAGGCCGGAGCCAGAGCCcctgaggaggaggcagaaggggaaaATGGAGGAGCTGGGGCCACCCTCAGCAGTGCGCAATCAGCCCGAGCCCCAGGAGCAAAGGGAGCGGGCTCGTCTGCAGAGGGCACTGCAG GCCTCAGTGTCTCCACCAACCCCCAGCCCTAACCAGAGTTACCAGGGCAGCAGCGGCTACAACTTCCGGCCCACAGATGCCCGCTGCCTGCCCAG cagTCCCATCCGGATGTTCGCTTCCTTCCACCCCTCTGCCAGCACCGCAGGGACCTCTGGGGATGGTGAACCCCCAGACAG GTCACCCCTGGAACTTCACATTGGTTTCCCCACAGACATCCCTAAAAGTGCCCCCCACTCGATGACTGCCTCATCTTCCTCagtcccagccccctccccaggtctTCCTAGACGCTCAGCACCCGCTTCTCCCCTGTGCCGTAGTTTGTCTCCTGGGACTGGGGGAGGAGTCCGAGGTGGGGTTGGCTACCTGTCCCGAGGGGACCCTGTCCGGGTCCTTGCTCGGAGAGTACGGCCTGATGGTTCTGTGCAGTACCTGGttgagtggggaggtgggggcatcTTCTGA
- the CUTA gene encoding protein CutA isoform X2, which yields MFGPASAVVAWCAFSYHVTAAQAALLLSLLWMPALLPVASRLLLLPRALLTMASGSPPSQPSPASSSGYVPGTVSAAFVTCPNERVAKEIARAVVEKRLAACVNLIPQITSIYEWKGELEEDNEVLMMIKTRSSLVPALTDYVRSVHPYEVAEVIALPVEQGNSPYLHWVRQVTESVADSSTVLP from the exons ATGTTCGGTCCGGCTTCCGCTGTGGTCGCGTGGTGTGCTTTTTCTTATCACGTGACTGCTGCCCAG GCCGCTCTGCTCCTGTCGCTTCTTTGGATGCCGGCGCTGCTGCCTGTGGCCTCTCGCCTTCTCTTGCTACCCAGAGCTCTGCTGACCATGGCTTCCGGAAGCCCCCCGTCCCAGCCCTCGCCGGCCTCGAGCTCAGGCTATGTTCCCGGCACAGTCTCTGCAGCCTTTGTCACCTGCCCCAACGAGAGGGTCGCCAAGGAGATCGCCAG GGCTGTGGTGGAGAAGCGCTTGGCAGCCTGCGTTAACCTCATCCCTCAGATTACATCCAT CTATGAATGGAAAGGAGAGCTTGAGGAGGACAATGAAGTGCTGATG ATGATTAAAACCCGAAGTTCCTTGGTTCCAGCTTTGACAGATTATGTTCG TTCTGTGCACCCTTACGAAGTGGCCGAGGTGATCGCATTGCCTGTAGAGCAGGGGAACTCCCCGTATTTGCATTGGGTGCGCCAGGTTACAGAGTCAGTTGCGGACTCCAGCACAGTCCTACCATGA
- the PHF1 gene encoding PHD finger protein 1 isoform X5 codes for MAQPPRLSRSGAPPLWDPASPAPTSGPRPRLWEGQDVLARWTDGLLYLGTIKKVDSAREVCLVQFEDDSQFLVLWKDISPAALPGEELLCCVCRSETVVPGNRLVSCEKCRHAYHQDCHVPRAPAPGEGEGPSWVCRQCVFAIATKRGGALKKGPYARAMLGMKLSLPYGLKGLDWDAGHLSNRQQSYCYCGGPGEWNLKMLQCRSCLQWFHEACTQCLSKPLLYGDRFYEFECCVCRGGPEKVRRLQLRWVDVAHLVLYHLSVCCKKKYFDFDREILPFTSENWDSLLLGELSDTPKGERSSKLLSALNSHKDRFISGREIKKRKCLFGLHARIPPPVEPLTGDGAPTRPQCLHQPPALTRVTRAAAATTSGPQMPAACPVPSGCSLPSTPLPAPQGPLGMVNPQTGHPWNFTLVSPQTSLKVPPTR; via the exons ATGGCACAGCCCCCCCGGCTGAGCCGCTCTGGTGCCCCCCCACTTTGGGACCCAGCCTCCCCTGCGCCCACTTCAGGCCCCAGGCCTCGACTTTGGGAGGGTCAAGATGTTCTGGCCAGATGGACAGATGGGCTGCTATACTTGGGGACCATCAAGAAG GTGGACAGTGCTCGGGAGGTGTGTCTGGTCCAGTTTGAGGACGATTCCCAGTTTCTGGTTCTATGGAAAGACATTAGCCCCG CTGCCCTTCCTGGGGAGGAACTCCTCTGCTGTGTCTGTCGCTCTGAGACTGTGGTCCCTGGGAACCGGCTGGTCAGCTGTGAGAAGTGTCGCCACG CTTATCACCAGGACTGCCACGTTCCCAGAGCTCCAGCtcctggagagggagagggcccATCCTGGGTCTGCCGCCAGTGTGTCTTCGCCATCGCCACCAAG AGGGGGGGTGCACTGAAGAAGGGCCCTTATGCCCGggccatgctgggcatgaagctgTCACTGCCATATGGACTGAAGGGGCTCGACTGGGACGCTGGACACCTGAGCAACCGGCAGCAGAGCTACTGTTACTGTGGTGGTCCTGGGGA GTGGAACCTGAAAATGCTGCAGTGCCGGAGCTGCCTGCAGTGGTTCCATGAAGCCTGCACCCAGTGTCTGAGCAAGCCCCTCCTCTATGGGGACAG GTTCTATGAGTTTGAATGCTGTGTGTGTCGGGGAGGCCCTGAGAAGGTCAGGAGGCTACAGCTTCGCTG GGTGGATGTGGCCCATCTTGTCCTCTATCACCTCAGCGTTTGCTGtaagaaaaaatactttgatTTTGACCGTGAGATCCTCCCGTTCACCTCTGAGAATTGGGACAGTTTGCTCCTCGGGGAG ctctcagATACCCCCAAGGGAGAACGTTCTTCCAAACTCCTCTCTGCTCTCAACAGCCACAAGGACCG TTTCATTTCAGGGAGGGAGATTAAGAAGAGGAAATGTTTGTTTGGTCTTCATGCTCGGATCCCTCCCCCTGTAGAGCCCCTTACTGGAGATGGAGCCCCCACCAG GCCTCAGTGTCTCCACCAACCCCCAGCCCTAACCAGAGTTACCAGGGCAGCAGCGGCTACAACTTCCGGCCCACAGATGCCCGCTGCCTGCCCAG TCCCATCCGGATGTTCGCTTCCTTCCACCCCTCTGCCAGCACCGCAGGGACCTCTGGGGATGGTGAACCCCCAGACAG GTCACCCCTGGAACTTCACATTGGTTTCCCCACAGACATCCCTAAAAGTGCCCCCCACTCGATGA